The genomic window CACCGCTGGCTCGGGCACGACAAGCGGTTCCGCAAGAACCCGTTCGCGGTCGAGCACATCCGCCACCACAGCCAGGGCGACTACTTCGCCCCCACGTGGAAGAAGCTGTGCGCTGGCGCCGCGGCGGGCTCGGTGGTCGCCGTCCCCGCGGTGGCGATCGCGGGCTCCGCGATTGGCCTCGCGTACACAGTGGGGCTGCTCGCCTTCTACGGGGCGTACGAGGTGCTCCATAGGCTCGAGCACGTGACCGGCGGCGTGGGGCCCTACGCGCGCTGGGCGCGTCGGCACCACTTCACGCACCACTTCGTCGACGCGCGCTTCAACCACGGCGTCACCACCTCGCTCTGGGATCACGTGTTCGGCACCTACAAGGCTCCGTCGACCATTCGCGTCCCTCAACGCCTGTGCATGCGGTGGCTGAAGGACGCGAGCGGCCAGGTGCGAGCCGACTGGGCCGACACGTTCACCCTCGACGCGCCCCGGGCCTGACCGCCCCGGGCGTGACCGCCCCCCGCGAGCGGCTGTGAGCGCAATTGAGACGTGCATGTCGCGCGGATCCCGGTCACACCTGGCGTCGATGTCTCTCCTTCGCCACACGTCAGGTCCCCGCTTCCTCGTCGCGGCGGCGCTCCCGCTGCTGCCGCTCGTCCTCGCCCTGCCGGCGGCGTGCAGCGCCACGGCGACGCCCGGGGGCGGCGGCGGCACAGCGGACGACGGCGGATCCGCGGTCGTGGCGCCCGGGACCGAGTGCACGGCGCGTGAGCTCGTCGCGCCCGCGCAGAACTACCTGAAGGACATCTCGGAGAAGAGCGGCATCCAGAAGGGCAACTTCGTGCCCAGCCCGGCGACGCCCATCCCCATCAACGACCACAGCCGCCTCGCTTTGGTCGACGTCGACGGAGACGGCTGGGACGACGCGGTCATGCACTCGCTCTTCCCGAACCCCCAGAAGGGCATCCCGTTCGAACACCTGGTCTTTCGCAACAAGCACGACGGCACCTTCGAGGACATCTCCGAGGCGTCGGGTCTACGCGGAGTGCAGGCGGGCTTCCTCGTGTTCGCTGACGTCGACAACGACGGAGACCAAGACTGCTTCGCGGGCCTCGACATCGACCTCCCCGGGCAGACGAGCGTGGTGCTGTTGAACGACGGAAGAGGGCACTTCACGCCCAAAGCCGGGAGCGGCGTCGAGCGCGTCAAGTACGTCGCGAACGCGGTGTTCGCCGACTTCGACAACGACGGGAAGGTCGACCTCTTCCTGGGCAATGGCCACACGAGCTACGCGGCGAAGAACGCGTTCCTGCTCGGGAAGGGCGACGGGACCTTCACCGACGTGACCGGCGAGCGCCTGCCCGGCGTGCCGGCACAACCGACGGACGGGCTCGTGGCCTGCGACTACGACGACGACGGCGATCTCGACGTCTTCGTGTCGACCTACGGGGTGAGCGTCCGGAACGGGTGGAATCAGCTCTGGGAGAACGACGGCAAGGGCGCGTTCACCGACGTCGCGTCGGAGCGCGGGTTCGCCGCGCTGGCGACTGGCAACTACTTCAATCCGCGCACTGGCAACGGGAAGGACGCGCAGCCCGTCACGCCCGACAAGATCGTGGGGAGCAACGGGTTCGGTGTCGACTGCGCCGACATCACGGGCGATGGGCTGCCGGACGTGTGGCTCACGACCATCAGCCACGCCGACGGGGCCGACGAGAGCCGGCTCTGGAGTGATCCGAGCCAGCTCCTCGTCAACAAAGGGAGAGACGCCGGCTTCGCCTTGGCCAACGAGTTTCTCTCCCGTGGGCTCCCCTACAACGAGGGCGACATCGACGCAGCGATCGTCGACTTCGACAACGACGGTCGGCTCGATCTCTCGGTCACCCGCACCGACAAGTACGAGGCGAGCTTCTTCGATCCGCAGCAAAAGGGCTATTTGGGGCTCTTTCATCAGGGCGCGGACGGCGCGTTCACGAGCCTCGGCCTCACGTCGGGAGTGAACGACACGGCCCCCGGCGGCAAGCGCGGCAAGGCCGGCCAGAACCTCGCCTGGGCCGACATCGACCACGACGGCGATGCCGATCTGCTCTTCGGCGCGCGCGATCAGGGCGGCGGGCGGGCGAACCTCCTCTTCGAGAACACCCTCGGCCAGGACAACACGTGGCTCGCGCTCCAGGTGCGTGGTGACGGCGCAAAGGTGCACGGCGACGCGTTCGGCACGAAGGTCACGGTCCGGGTGGGAGATCGCGTGATCGTGCGCGAGAAGAAGTCGAGCCGCGGCACGTACGACAGCATCGACGGGAGCACGCTGCTCTTCGGCCTCGGCGGGCTTCCCGCGTGCGCGGCCGGGCGCAACGCTGCCACCCTCGAGATCCGCTGGCCGGACGGCACGGTCGACAAATACGGCCGCGAGGCGTTCTCCCTGCGCAGCTACCTGCGGGCCACCTACGGCCAGAAGAAGCTCGAGCCGATCAAGTAGGCGCCGACGTGGCGGCGCGGCGCGCCCTCCGCCGCCCTAGCGCGCCGCCCGCGGCGGCGAACGGAGTGGCCAGGGCGAGCGGCGCCAAGAAGCCCGACACGCCCACGACGCCGAACGTGAGCCCGCCGATGACGATCCCCAATGCGACGCCGGCGATCGCGGCCTCGCGAGGGCCGAGGCCCTTGCCGAAACGGCCCACGAGGAAGCCTCCGGCCACGGCGGCGATGGCGAGCGCGAGCCCGTGCGGGATGGCGAGCATCAGCCCGACGCGCAGGCGATCCTGGGCAGACGCGTTCGCCAGGGAGCGCGCCGCCTCTTCGGCGCTGCCGACGTGGCCCACCGCGCGGAGGATGAGCGCGTCGGAGAGCTTCTGGGCGACCGCCATGAGCGGGAGCCACGCGCCGAAGATGCCGACCGTGCCGAAGCCGACCCAGTGCCACGGCGGGCGATCCTCCTCGTCGGCGTCCGACGGCTCGGGCGCGGACTTCAGCACGGGGAGGCGGCGCTTGTTGTCTGTGCTCGGCACGCTCCATGTGTATAGCAGGCGTGCAGCAGGCGCGCGCGCTGGGAGGAGACGAGCGCGCGCTCCAGCTTCGAGCGCCGCGCCGTGCGACAGCTCAGCGGTTCGGCGCGCCGTTCGGCTGCCGTTCGAAGTAGCGCTTGGAGGCCTCGCGGAGACGTGTGCATTCTGCATTCACTACGGGCGCGCTCGCGTTCTCGTTCGCGAGGAGGGGCATGCACGCGTAGTCGCCGTCCCACGCTTGCGCGATGAGCGCGTGCGAGTCGCCGAGCATGCCCCAGGTGTTGAGCGGGCACCGGTAACCCGCCGAGCAGTTCGAGATGGGGAGCGCGCGCGGCGCCGTGGGGGCTGGCCGGAGCAGGCTCGAGCCGAGGAGCTCCTTGCGGTGCCCCTCCAGCACGACGCTGTCGTACACGCCGTAGAGATCGAGCAGCGTGGGCAGCAGATCGAGGTGCGACGTGGGCGCGGCCGCGTGCGCGCGTAGATCGCGCGCCTGCACCTCGGAGAGCGCGCCGTTGCCCCACGCGACGAACCCGGGCACGTGGATCTGCTCGTCGAACAGGTTCTGTCCGTGGTGGATGGCGCGGTGCTCGCCGAACGCCTCGCCGTGGTCGCTCGTGAAGAGCACGACCCATGGGCGCGCGCCCTGGGCCGCGATGAACGCGTGGATCGCGCGCGCTACCTCGCGGTCCTGCGCCCGAATGGCGTTCTGGTAGGTGCGGTGGAGCTCGGGCAGCTGGCTCCACGACACCACCGCGCTGTAGGGGTGGAAGGGCGCGTCGGCTGGATCCATGTAGTAGGGCACGTGCGTGCCGCCGAGGTGCAGCGTGAGGAGCTGCGGCGTAGGGAACGTGGAAAGATCCGCGATCATGCGGTCGACGAGGCGGCGGTCGACCCCCTCCGCGTAGATGTCGGTGCTGTCCTCGATTTTTCGGCCGAAGAGGTCCTCGACGTCAAGGTGGCGATCGGTCGCCTCCAGCGCGTTGGCCCGCTCGAAGATCGTGGACCACTGCGCCGAGTAGTAGACGACGTGGGGGCGCTCGTTGCCCGCGCGGACTTGCCGCGCGAAGTCGAACAGCGTGGGCGCCGCCGCGAGCTCTTGCGCCGTGCCGAGCTGGGTGCGT from Myxococcales bacterium includes these protein-coding regions:
- a CDS encoding sterol desaturase family protein → MSELGKSVVWAFVAALSGALTWTFLEYVIHRWLGHDKRFRKNPFAVEHIRHHSQGDYFAPTWKKLCAGAAAGSVVAVPAVAIAGSAIGLAYTVGLLAFYGAYEVLHRLEHVTGGVGPYARWARRHHFTHHFVDARFNHGVTTSLWDHVFGTYKAPSTIRVPQRLCMRWLKDASGQVRADWADTFTLDAPRA
- a CDS encoding CRTAC1 family protein, with amino-acid sequence MSLLRHTSGPRFLVAAALPLLPLVLALPAACSATATPGGGGGTADDGGSAVVAPGTECTARELVAPAQNYLKDISEKSGIQKGNFVPSPATPIPINDHSRLALVDVDGDGWDDAVMHSLFPNPQKGIPFEHLVFRNKHDGTFEDISEASGLRGVQAGFLVFADVDNDGDQDCFAGLDIDLPGQTSVVLLNDGRGHFTPKAGSGVERVKYVANAVFADFDNDGKVDLFLGNGHTSYAAKNAFLLGKGDGTFTDVTGERLPGVPAQPTDGLVACDYDDDGDLDVFVSTYGVSVRNGWNQLWENDGKGAFTDVASERGFAALATGNYFNPRTGNGKDAQPVTPDKIVGSNGFGVDCADITGDGLPDVWLTTISHADGADESRLWSDPSQLLVNKGRDAGFALANEFLSRGLPYNEGDIDAAIVDFDNDGRLDLSVTRTDKYEASFFDPQQKGYLGLFHQGADGAFTSLGLTSGVNDTAPGGKRGKAGQNLAWADIDHDGDADLLFGARDQGGGRANLLFENTLGQDNTWLALQVRGDGAKVHGDAFGTKVTVRVGDRVIVREKKSSRGTYDSIDGSTLLFGLGGLPACAAGRNAATLEIRWPDGTVDKYGREAFSLRSYLRATYGQKKLEPIK
- a CDS encoding sulfatase-like hydrolase/transferase, whose translation is MRWPPRRTVRALSAAAWCAQFAVLDRLAPSARSPVVHTLCVLASVALGLAVLELATSRARRWAAAIAYALVYAVQATAVRFYNAPLDRQLVESAVAAASDVRPVLWQLAPMFAALVTFGALVEYALLALASPRTTSLRRAGLALVPLLALPFVGLRAATPELRMVDALRGLVPTARASGHASITLPLLPTKARALPSVLFVFGESVRATDFCSAHVDDCPVAPQVNALLPDRVALGTLRSLASYTAISVGAVFTGRTQLGTAQELAAAPTLFDFARQVRAGNERPHVVYYSAQWSTIFERANALEATDRHLDVEDLFGRKIEDSTDIYAEGVDRRLVDRMIADLSTFPTPQLLTLHLGGTHVPYYMDPADAPFHPYSAVVSWSQLPELHRTYQNAIRAQDREVARAIHAFIAAQGARPWVVLFTSDHGEAFGEHRAIHHGQNLFDEQIHVPGFVAWGNGALSEVQARDLRAHAAAPTSHLDLLPTLLDLYGVYDSVVLEGHRKELLGSSLLRPAPTAPRALPISNCSAGYRCPLNTWGMLGDSHALIAQAWDGDYACMPLLANENASAPVVNAECTRLREASKRYFERQPNGAPNR